A genomic window from Nicotiana sylvestris chromosome 11, ASM39365v2, whole genome shotgun sequence includes:
- the LOC138881321 gene encoding uncharacterized protein, with protein MARKIVAGGEQIKKINKQLKVSREKESQKSEDSFKSATEREDSGSSETEQVSSNLKVTLEIISEVATNLENRFVLVGSIAGVDATKSREVGGRIKKGKEKEGKSTRSVVRGKSKRVVDSSLTHVDLKKETGAMVVWRENFAEIEESETLADLLKRVTDSYNPKKKGSSKAKTPGIARANRKRKGAPAISFVTVEIPPTRDKATRIQKKQDEEKLEKALEKSKRKVVAKRKKKMSEPVKAVDVDEMDMVLRGEEETKKVEVMTPKPKKAKTSTKKSVLESKSAERSTIAKRTKSAVKSKQVKIVEEEEWSGEEEDDSDTEKDKMTKFVKRTILKGRLLRDLEEQGMVLLLEKLELQS; from the exons ATGGCTCGCAAGATAGTTGCTGGTGGAGAGCAGATTAAGAAAATTAACAAACAATTGAAGGTGAGTAGGGAAAAGGAATCCCAGAAATCTGAAGATTCATTTAAGTCTGCTACTGAGAGGGAAGACAGTGGTTCTTCCGAAACTGAACAGGTATCTTCTAATCTTAAAGTTACTCTTGAGATAATTTCTGAAGTTGCTACAAATTTAGAGAATAGATTTGTATTGGTAGGATCTATAGCAGGCGTTGATGCTACAAAATCTAGAGAAGTTGGTGGtagaattaaaaagggaaaagaaaaagagggaaAGAGTACTAGGAGTGTTGTGAGGGGAAAGAGTAAAAGAGTGGTTGATTCTTCACTCACTCATGTTGATCTAAAAAAAGAAACTGGTGCAATGGTTGTATGGAGAGAGAATTTTGCCGAAATAGAAGAGAGT GAAACCCTCGCTGACCTACTGAAAAGAGTGACTGATAGTTATAACCCAAAAAAGAAGGGAAGCTCAAAGGCTAAAACTCCTGGAATTGCTAGGGCAAACAGGAAAAGGAAGGGTGCCCCCGCTATCTCTTTTGTTACAGTTGAAATTCCTCCCACAAGAGATAAAGCCACACGAATCCAGAAAAAGCAGGATGAAGAAAAATTAGAGAAAGCCTTggagaaaagtaaaagaaaagtagttgctaagagaaagaaaaagatgaGTGAGCCTGTTAAGGCTGTTGATGTTGATGAGATGGACATGGTCCTTCGCGGTGAAGAAGAGACTAAAAAGGTGGAGGTTATGACTCCCAAACCCAAGAAAGCCAAGACTTCCACTAAGAAGTCTGTTTTAGAGTCAAAATCTGCTGAACGATCCACCATAGCAAAAAGAACCAAGTCTGCGGTGAAGTCAAAACAAGTGAAAATTGTTGAGGAAGAAGAATGGAGTGGAGAGGAGGAAGATGATTCTGACACTGAGAAAGACAAGATGACCAAGTTTGTCAAGAGGACTATTTTGAAAGGAAGACTCCTCAGGGACTTAGAGGAGCAAGGAATGGTGCTGCTATTGGAGAAGTTGGAGTTGCAAAGCTAG